Sequence from the Thermostichus vulcanus str. 'Rupite' genome:
AGAAGCGTCGTGCCCAGTTGCAACAGGCGGGTAAATACCGAGCACTCAAGCGACTGGAGCGCAAAGAAGCCCGTTGGATGAGGGCAGTCAACCACACCGTTAGCCGCCGCATTGTACGGTTTGCCAAGGCGGTAAATGCGGATGTGTGGATGGAAGACCTCTCGGGTATCCGCCAATCCAGACAGAGCCAGAAGGCGCGTTCGGATGCCGGGAAATCGCGCCATACCTGGTCGTACTACGACTTGGAGTGGAAGACTGCCTACAAGCTAGAAATGGCGGGCAGAACCCTGCATAAACGTCCTGCTGCCTACACATCCAAAACCGACCACAGGACAGGATTGATCTGCTCCGCAGGGCCGGAGGCCATTGGGAAAAGGAGTGGGCATCTGTTCACCGGGCAGGACGGGTATTACTGTGATGCCGACTGGAATGCCGCAATGAACATTGCCCAGTGGGATGGATTCGCGTGTCCTCTGAGTCTAAAAGAAGCCGTATCTGTAATGGGTACGGTCGGCTCAGGGGATGGGGTAGTTGGCAATCCCCTGAACTCCCTCGTGCTCTGCACGGCACGGAGTGCTATGAATCCTCCACAGCTTCAAGCTGTGGGGAGCTAGAAGGGAGAATCCCCCGGTTTCTAACCGGGGGAGTGTCAACCTAGAGCCTTCCTAACTGGTCAGACAATGCAGGCGGGGTGAGGATCCCAGCTTCGCGGATGATTTGGAGATGGTTTCTTCATCCCCAGGGTCATGCTCAGCTTCGATGAGATCGAGATCCTGCAGAACCGCTTCACAGGAGGCATAGCGTTGATTGGGATCCGCTTCGGTCATCTTTTTCAGGAGGCGCCAGAGGGCGGGGGGCAAAGGGTACACCTGACACGAGGATTGACCGCTATGAGAAGGAGCTTGGCCGGTTAGCAGTTCCAGCGTCACTTGACCGAGAGCGTACAGATCGCTGTTGGGGCGGGGGTGGCCCTCGTATTGCTCCGGTGCGGCGTAGCCTTCGGTACCGATAAACAGGGAATAGGTGGGTTGTTCGCCAAACCAGACCGCAGCCCCAAAATCCACCAGGTTGTAGGTTGCGTGTTCCGGATCCCCAACCTGCAGGATATTGGCGGGTTTAATATCTCTGTGGATGATTCCTTCTTGGTGCAGATGGCTGAGGATGGCCAACATCTGCCGCAAAAAGGGGATCGCCTGCTGAGCCGTCCAGCGGACTCCTGGCCGCGCATCCAAAGGAGATCCCGGTAGGAACTGTTGCACCAAGTAGTGGTGTTGGTCTTGCTCAAAGTAGGCCAGTAGCTGCGGCAGGTGAGGATGGGATCCCACCCGTTCCAACATTTCGGCTTCCTGTTGAAAGCCCAGTAGAGCGGCTGAGAGGGTTTCCAGTTCTTGCCACGCGGAAAGAGGGGATCCCGCTTCACCCGATACCGTTATCGGGTTGAGTTGCTTCAAGACACACAGGGGCTTGCCAGGACGATGTTGATCCCGCACCAGATAGGTACAGCCAAACCCTCCACAACTGAAATTCTCTGCCACCCAATTCAAAGATGCTACGGAGATGCTTGAGCCCATTCCCTTCTCTTCCGGCTCAATTCAATCTTGATTCAATTCTGACCCGCCGAAACCCTAAAAATACTCCGCGAAATCGCGCAAAAACAGGAGAAAATCCTCTAGTTCGTGAGAATCACTCATGTGAAACATATTGAAATAACACTTGCGTGGCGCGAAAATACGGACATTCTGACAAGGGTTGCTTAACTAGCTGCTGGAGCGGGCCTGGCGGGCCAATTGGGTGAGAAAAGCCAAGGGTCGATGGTTGTGCAGCTGTTGCTTGACCCGTTGTTGCATCTCTTCTTCCTGCCAGGGATCCCCAGACTGCAGCCATTCCAGATAACTGAGACCCGCCACCCGTGTCAGAAAAGCCCCGCTCACCGCCTGCAGCGGGATCCCCATCAGGGCGAGTGGACTGGCCTTGAGGAAGGATCCCAGCGCCTGGGTGGCCAACTCCATCCCCCCCAACTGCACCAAAATTTGCGCCAAGCTTTGGGCTGCCTGTTGGGCCCGCTTCAGGGTGATGCGTCGATCAAAGGCTTGATGCAGCTCCCCGATCATGCGGGCTTGAATGGCTACACCGGCCACCACATCCAACGCTGGCATGGGTGTCACTGCTAACGCCGCCGCTGTTGCCCACTGCATCCGCTCGACGATTTGTCGTCCCCGTTGGCTACGTTCTTCCTGTAAGGCTTTTTGGGCAGCTTCCGTTAAGGTTTGGGTTTGCAGCAGCGCGTTGGCCAAGCGCAGATGGGATCCCTTTTGCTGCAGCAGATGGGCCATTTGGTGAATCAGGTTAGCGGTATCAGGTGATTGCGGCTCCCAGGTTTCCTGCCGGGATCCATCCGCAAAGCAATAGCGTACCTTCATGGGCTCGGGATCGGCAGCAATGGCCACCACCTGTTCAGGAGGAATCACGTCCGCAGTGCGTCGGCGCAGGTGGGCCAGGATCGTCTCCACTTCCTCCGGCAGCATCTGATCGGTCTTGTTGAGGGCCAAAATAGCCGGTTTACCCAGTTGCGCCAATTCGATTAATTCGGCATATTCCGAAGCCAGCAGATCTCCCGCCACCACCAAAATCAGCAGATCCGCCTTCTGGGCCAACGACCGAGCCTCAGCTTCCCCCGCCCCTCCAATCGCCAGCAACCCCGGCGTATCGGTAAGGGAAATAGAGCCCTTGAAGCCGGCCAGTTGATAGGTATGAATGGATCCCTGTTGGGTGGTGCCTAACGTGGGGGCGGTTTCGCCCACAGGCTGACCCAGCAACGCATTGATCAAGGAGGTTTTCCCGGCAGAGCTGGTGCCAAAGACAACCAAGTGCAACTCCTGCTGGCTGAGACGCTGATCAATTTCCTGAATCTTGGCCCGCAGAGCGCGGCGGCTGATGTCATCCTGTAGCTTCTGGATCAGGCGATCCGCATTCTCCAGATCCGATTGCACCTGATCCGGCGTGAGTTTGACCCGTCGCAGCGGTTTGTGCTTTTGGGTTGAAGCCGTTGGTTGCTGGCGAGCCTGTTGCCACCAATTTCGTGCCGAGAGCCCCGCTGCTGCCGTCCCGCCAAGGATCCCGAGCACTGCCAGATCGGCCAGGGGTACAGAGTAGGGAGCAACCGCACCGTAGATCCCGCCGACCCATTGCACATACTGGCTGAGGGCTGCTAAACCCAACCCTGCCAACAACCACACCCAAGTGGAGCGCGACAACACCATCCCAACCCACAGCTTGCCCGAAGGATCCCGTGGCTGCTGGGCCATTTGGAACACCAGCACCTGTAGCGAACCGTATCCGCATTCGCTTCTATAGCATAGGGTCTGCTGTAGCCGGGTACACGTTTTTGTCTAAGTTCGAGGGACAATTCGACGAAAAACAGGGATCCCTCTTCAATTCGGGCAAGCCAACCAGGCCAGGGATCCCTGTGACCCTCTGCAGCCACGGGGTGAAGTTTCCCGCAAACCTACCTCAATCCATTCCCCCCCACAACCGCCAGCGGATCCAGCGGTGCGGGCAGAAATTCTCCACCGCGATAGTCTAGGAGCTGCACCAACAGCAAATAGCCCACCCCCAACGCAATCGCTAGGATCCCTGTGGCAATCGCCACCCATTTGGGCCGTTCCATGATCGCTCTCCTTGCTAAACCGCTGGATCTTTCTAGATCTATCTAGATCTATGATGCGTGAAACCCTACTGAGGTGGGATCAACACGGCATCGATGACGTGGATGATGCCATTGGAGGCTTCGATGTCCGCGACAACCACGTTGGAATCATTGATGCGGATCTGTCCCCCCTCAATCGTGACCGTTACTGGGGATCCCTCTAAAGTGGTAACCTGCTGGCCGGAGCTGAGGGCACTGGAGGGAGCTAAGCCAGACACCACATGGTAAGTGAGAATGCGCACCAGTTCCGCTTGGTTCTCCGGCAACAGCAGCGACTCAACCGTACCCGCAGGTAAAGCCGCAAAGGCAGCATTGGTGGGCGCAAACACGGTAAAAGGTCCCTCCGCCTGTAGGGCACCCACCAGGTCAGCCGCCTGTAAAGCTGCCACCAAGGTGCTGAAGTCAGGATTACCGGAGGCGATGGTAACAATATCTTGAGGTGCAGGGGTGGGAGACACCGTCGGGCTGGGCTGAGGCGGAGAAATCGCTGTTTCACTCGAACCAGAGCCACAGGCAACCAGCGTCAGGCTGGCCAAGGCCACCAAACCCAGTAAGAAAAATTTACGAACAGACATCATAGTTAATAAATTGAAAAGCTACCGCTTGATCCTATTGGGCCTACCGTGGCAGTCGGCAGGGGGCAGAAGAGAAACTCCCAGGTACCTGTTGCCGCACAATTGGCTGCCCCAAAGCTCCAAAAACAGGCGATATGGTAGTGGTGTGACGGGCTTGGCAGGTTGAGAGATTGAACGATGAACGGGATCCCTCCGTGGTTACGGCAAATTCGCCGTTGGTTGCCGTGGGTAGCCTTGCTGCTGGTACTGGTGGTCATCGGTTACTGGGTCGGCCCCAGGCCCAGGCCCTATGAACGGGAGCCGGAGCTGCCCACCCTTGACGCTCTGCCTCAACATCCCCGCATTCGGGTGGAGTTTAACCACAGCCGCGAGAGCACCTATCGGGATCCCTATCGACAGATCTATCGCTACGGCTACAACTTAGAAGAGCTGATTGTGTCCCAGATCCGCTCTGCCCAAAGTTCAGTTGATATTGCCGTTCAAGAATTAAACCTGCCTCTGATCGCCCAAGCGTTGGTGGAGCGCCGTCAAGCGGGAATCCCGGTGCGTTTTATCACCGAAAACACCTATGTACGGGCCTGGCATGAGCTGACCCCCGCCCAAGTGCAGGCGCTAGACGAGCGCAGCCGCGGCAAATTTGAAGAGTACCGCAACCTGGTGGATGTGAACCGGGATGGCCGCTTTTCTGAAGAGGAAATTGCCACGCGGGATATCTATGCTGTGTTGGATCGGGGTAATGTGCCCTGGCTGGATGATACCGCCGACGGCTCCAAGGGGAGTGGCCTGATGCACCACAAGTTTGTCGTCATCGACGGGCAAAAGGTATTGATGGGATCCGCCAATTTCACCCTCTCCGATATCCACGGTGATTTTGACTCTCCCGGTAGTGTCGGCAATGCCAATCATATGGTGCTGTTGGAAAGCCCAGAGCTAGCTCGCATTTATACCGACGAATTCAACACCATGTGGGGGGATGGCCCTGGAGGATTGCCCGATAGCCAGTTTGGGGTGCAAAAGCCCAGACGACCTTTAGAAACCGTCTATATTGCCGATGCGATCGTGGGCGTGCATTTTTCTCCCACCAGCCGCTCCTTACCCTACGAAGCCACCTCCAACGGCATCATCGCCGCCACCCTAGCCCAAGCGCAGCAACAGATTGATCTGGCCCTATTTGTCTTTACGGATCAAGGCATTGCCAACCAGATGAAGCAACTGCGGCGGGAGCGCAACGTGGAGATTCGCGGGGTGTTCGATCCTGGTTTTGCCTTTCGGGATTACAGCCGCACGCTAGAGATGTGGGGCCTGCTGCTCCCCAGTGAAAATTGCACGGTGGATCCCGTGCGTTTGCCCTGGACTCTGCCGGCCCAATCGGTGGGAGTGCCAAACTTAGCTCGTACCGATAAACTGCACCACAAGTTCGGCATTATCGACCCCGGTACTGCCAATGCCACCGTCATCACCGGATCCCACAACTGGTCGGTGGCGGCTAACCACACCAACGATGAGAACCTGCTGATTATCCGCAATCGCGTGGTTGTGGATAATTTCGTGCGCGAGTTCGACCGTTTAATTACAGATGCTCGCTTTGGCCCCAGCCGCCGCCTACAACAACGGGTTGAAGAGAGATCCCGTCTGTGCCCCAACCCCATTCCCGCCACCGCTTCCTTGCCTGAACCGGATCTCGAAGGGGTGGAAGTGGAAGTGATTGAGGTTAGTCAAGATTCACCGCTCGCCCCGGCTGCTGCAACTACGCCCACCCAATCAGCAGCAACCATCCGCATCAACGTGAATACCGCCAGTGCTGCCGAACTGGAACAACTGCCTGGGGTTGGCCCTGCCCTTGCCCAGCGCATCATCGAGGCCCGTCCCTTTACCTCTCTAGAAGACTTGCAACGGGTCAATGGTATCGGCCCAACCCGACTGGAACAATTACGGGATCGAGTCAGTTGGTGAAGCCTTAACCCTCAAAACAGCAAGGTGCTAGGGTGCTCCGCACCGCTGTCGCGAAGGAGATTAATTTCGTGCTAGGTGACTAGTGGTCGCGCTAGCGTGGCCTTGGCGCAAAGGGCTGTAAATCGGATGGAATCGGATGGATGCTTCGCATATCTCAAGGCTCACCCAT
This genomic interval carries:
- a CDS encoding phospholipase D-like domain-containing protein, encoding MNGIPPWLRQIRRWLPWVALLLVLVVIGYWVGPRPRPYEREPELPTLDALPQHPRIRVEFNHSRESTYRDPYRQIYRYGYNLEELIVSQIRSAQSSVDIAVQELNLPLIAQALVERRQAGIPVRFITENTYVRAWHELTPAQVQALDERSRGKFEEYRNLVDVNRDGRFSEEEIATRDIYAVLDRGNVPWLDDTADGSKGSGLMHHKFVVIDGQKVLMGSANFTLSDIHGDFDSPGSVGNANHMVLLESPELARIYTDEFNTMWGDGPGGLPDSQFGVQKPRRPLETVYIADAIVGVHFSPTSRSLPYEATSNGIIAATLAQAQQQIDLALFVFTDQGIANQMKQLRRERNVEIRGVFDPGFAFRDYSRTLEMWGLLLPSENCTVDPVRLPWTLPAQSVGVPNLARTDKLHHKFGIIDPGTANATVITGSHNWSVAANHTNDENLLIIRNRVVVDNFVREFDRLITDARFGPSRRLQQRVEERSRLCPNPIPATASLPEPDLEGVEVEVIEVSQDSPLAPAAATTPTQSAATIRINVNTASAAELEQLPGVGPALAQRIIEARPFTSLEDLQRVNGIGPTRLEQLRDRVSW
- a CDS encoding GTP-binding protein, yielding MAQQPRDPSGKLWVGMVLSRSTWVWLLAGLGLAALSQYVQWVGGIYGAVAPYSVPLADLAVLGILGGTAAAGLSARNWWQQARQQPTASTQKHKPLRRVKLTPDQVQSDLENADRLIQKLQDDISRRALRAKIQEIDQRLSQQELHLVVFGTSSAGKTSLINALLGQPVGETAPTLGTTQQGSIHTYQLAGFKGSISLTDTPGLLAIGGAGEAEARSLAQKADLLILVVAGDLLASEYAELIELAQLGKPAILALNKTDQMLPEEVETILAHLRRRTADVIPPEQVVAIAADPEPMKVRYCFADGSRQETWEPQSPDTANLIHQMAHLLQQKGSHLRLANALLQTQTLTEAAQKALQEERSQRGRQIVERMQWATAAALAVTPMPALDVVAGVAIQARMIGELHQAFDRRITLKRAQQAAQSLAQILVQLGGMELATQALGSFLKASPLALMGIPLQAVSGAFLTRVAGLSYLEWLQSGDPWQEEEMQQRVKQQLHNHRPLAFLTQLARQARSSS
- a CDS encoding zinc ribbon domain-containing protein, with amino-acid sequence KRRAQLQQAGKYRALKRLERKEARWMRAVNHTVSRRIVRFAKAVNADVWMEDLSGIRQSRQSQKARSDAGKSRHTWSYYDLEWKTAYKLEMAGRTLHKRPAAYTSKTDHRTGLICSAGPEAIGKRSGHLFTGQDGYYCDADWNAAMNIAQWDGFACPLSLKEAVSVMGTVGSGDGVVGNPLNSLVLCTARSAMNPPQLQAVGS
- a CDS encoding serine/threonine protein kinase, with the protein product MGSSISVASLNWVAENFSCGGFGCTYLVRDQHRPGKPLCVLKQLNPITVSGEAGSPLSAWQELETLSAALLGFQQEAEMLERVGSHPHLPQLLAYFEQDQHHYLVQQFLPGSPLDARPGVRWTAQQAIPFLRQMLAILSHLHQEGIIHRDIKPANILQVGDPEHATYNLVDFGAAVWFGEQPTYSLFIGTEGYAAPEQYEGHPRPNSDLYALGQVTLELLTGQAPSHSGQSSCQVYPLPPALWRLLKKMTEADPNQRYASCEAVLQDLDLIEAEHDPGDEETISKSSAKLGSSPRLHCLTS
- a CDS encoding fasciclin domain-containing protein; this encodes MSVRKFFLLGLVALASLTLVACGSGSSETAISPPQPSPTVSPTPAPQDIVTIASGNPDFSTLVAALQAADLVGALQAEGPFTVFAPTNAAFAALPAGTVESLLLPENQAELVRILTYHVVSGLAPSSALSSGQQVTTLEGSPVTVTIEGGQIRINDSNVVVADIEASNGIIHVIDAVLIPPQ